Proteins co-encoded in one Balearica regulorum gibbericeps isolate bBalReg1 chromosome 16, bBalReg1.pri, whole genome shotgun sequence genomic window:
- the ZNF341 gene encoding zinc finger protein 341 isoform X5, with the protein MSAMSAFTSLDQPMPTVQPPAQSSLSMHAGAGYLSQPPPPPPPPPPPPPQPPPPPPPSMGAPGPPSAGGSGVVEVYSAPTAMAANSTVEIQTLGMQPYPPMEVPSQCVESPVYPSPPVYSPGKQGFKSKSTSTPTPLTSAGGGGVVGFDSTSAAKSRRCKNESGLPEGKPKSPKLKCTYCEKAFTKNFDLQQHIRSHTGEKPFQCIVCGRAFAQKSNVKKHMQTHKVWPPGLGCTISRNSITVQVMALNPNQPEDEENTGLAQPTRNPAPPPQDLSSLDESEAGKLEAKQVVLIDSSYQCQFCPSKFNTYFQLKSHMTQHKNEQVYKCVVKTCAQTFQKLESFLEHIKSHQEELSYRCHLCSKDFPSLYELGVHQYSHSLLPQHSPKKDVAVYKYSSNRCVKCVNKYSTPEALEHHLQTATHNFPCPHCQKVFPCERYLRRHIPTHGGGSKFKCQICKKFFRREHYLKLHAHIHSGEKPFKCSVCDAAFNRKDKLKRHMLIHEPFKKYKCPFSSHTGCNKEFNRPDKLKAHILSHSGMKIHKCQYCNKSFSRRAHMIEHQRSHTGNYKYRCPTCSKGFTRHKYMKDHKCRLGSPKDKDLQLRKPQKKRVARGRKAGLSLPNQLGLAELKDSAAGESPPEGGPNKEPFQESDAVLSIVVGGSGAADSDLVVPGQPNSIASNLALAELQAASDGPCTMLAVPVYIQTTE; encoded by the exons ATGTCAGCCATGTCTGCTTTTACATCCTTGGACCAGCCCATGCCAACGGTGCAGCCCCCAGCGCAG AGCAGCTTGAGTATGCACGCTGGGGCTGGCTAcctctcccagccccccccaccTCCGCCTCCCCCGCCACCACCCCCTCCTCAGCCTCCGCCGCCTCCCCCTCCGAGCATGGGGGCTCCGGGGCCGCCCAGTGCTGGCGGCAGCGGGGTGGTTGAAGTGTACAGTGCGCCCACTGCTATGGCAGCAAACAGCACGGTGGAGATCCAGAcgctggggatgcagccctACCCGCCCATGGAG GTACCAAGCCAGTGTGTGGAAAGTCCCGTGTACCCTTCTCCTCCTGTGTACAGCCCTGGGAAGCAGGGGTTCAAGTCCAAGAGCACCAGCACTCCCACACCTCTGACCAGCGCAGGAGGAGGCGGTGTGGTTGGTTTTGATTCCACCTCTGCTGCCAAAAGTCGGCGCTGCAAAAATGAGAGCGGGCTGCCGGAAG GCAAACCCAAGTCCCCCAAGCTGAAGTGCACGTACTGTGAAAAGGCCTTTACCAAGAACTTCGACCTGCAGCAGCACATCAGAAG TCACACAGGCGAGAAGCCCTTCCAGTGCATTGTGTGCGGCCGAGCCTTTGCCCAGAAGTCCAATGTGAAGAAGCACATGCAAACCCATAAAGTGTGGCCTCCAGGACTGGGGTGCACCATCTCCCGCAACTCCATCACAGTGCAGGTCATGGCCTTGAACCCCAACCAGCCAGAGGACGAGGAGAACACAG gTTTGGCTCAGCCCACAAGAAACCCTGCACCACCGCCCCAAGACCTGAGCTCCTTGGACGAGAGTGAGGCGGGCAAACTGGAAGCTAAGCAGGTTGTCTTGATCGATAGCTCTTACCAGTGCCAGTTCTGTCCCAGCAAATTCAACACCTATTTCCAGCTCAAATCACACATGACACAGCACAAGAATGAACAG GTGTACAAATGCGTGGTGAAGACCTGTGCTCAGACCTTCCAGAAGCTGGAGTCCTTCCTTGAGCACATCAAGAGCCATCAGGAGGAGCTGAGTTATCGCTGCCACCTCTGCAGCAAGGACTTCCCCTCCCTGTACGAGCTGGGTGTCCACCAGTACTCCcacagcctgctgccccagcacagccccaagAAGGACGTGGCCGTGTACAAGTACAGTAGCAATCG ATGTGTGAAGTGTGTAAATAAGTACTCCACCCCGGAAGCCCTGGAGCACCATCTGCAGACAGCAACGCACAACTTTCCCTGCCCTCACTGCCAGAAG GTGTTCCCCTGCGAGAGGTACCTGCGCCGCCACATCCCCACGCACGGCGGGGGCAGCAAGTTCAAATGCCAGATCTGCAAGAAGTTCTTTCGGCGGGAGCACTACCTCAAGCTGCACGCCCACATCCACTCAG gTGAAAAGCCCTTTAAGTGCTCAGTGTGTGATGCAGCTTTCAATCGGAAAGACAAACTCAAACGACATATGCTGATCCATGAGCCTtttaagaaatataaatgtCCCTTCTC AAGCCACACGGGCTGCAATAAAGAGTTCAACAGGCCTGACAAGCTGAAGGCTCACATACTGTCCCATTCGG GGATGAAGATCCACAAGTGCCAGTACTGTAACAAGTCTTTCAGCCGACGAGCTCACATGATAGAGCATCAGCGCTCGCACACCGGCAACTACAAATACCGCTGCCCCACCTGCAGCAAAGGCTTCACGCGCCACAAGTACATGAAGGACCACAAGTGCCGGCTGGGCTCACCCAAGGACAAAGACCTGCAGCTCAGGAAGCCCCAGAAGAAGCGTGTGGCGCGGGGGCGCAAGGCGGGCCTTTCCCTCCCCAACCAGCTGGGTCTGGCAGAGCTGAAGGacagtgctgctggggaaagcCCCCCCGAAGGCGGCCCCAACAAAGAACCGTTCCAGGAGTCGGATGCAGTCCTGTCCATCGTGGTTGGTGGGTCGGGAGCTGCTGACTCAGACCTTGTCGTTCCTGGGCAGCCCAACAGCATTGCATCCAATTTGGCCCTGGCAGAACTGCAGGCTGCCTCGGACGGCCCCTGCACCATGCTGGCTGTCCCAGTTTACATCCAAACGACAGAGTGA
- the ZNF341 gene encoding zinc finger protein 341 isoform X6, with protein sequence MHAGAGYLSQPPPPPPPPPPPPPQPPPPPPPSMGAPGPPSAGGSGVVEVYSAPTAMAANSTVEIQTLGMQPYPPMEVPSQCVESPVYPSPPVYSPGKQGFKSKSTSTPTPLTSAGGGGVVGFDSTSAAKSRRCKNESGLPEGKPKSPKLKCTYCEKAFTKNFDLQQHIRSHTGEKPFQCIVCGRAFAQKSNVKKHMQTHKVWPPGLGCTISRNSITVQVMALNPNQPEDEENTGLAQPTRNPAPPPQDLSSLDESEAGKLEAKQVVLIDSSYQCQFCPSKFNTYFQLKSHMTQHKNEQVYKCVVKTCAQTFQKLESFLEHIKSHQEELSYRCHLCSKDFPSLYELGVHQYSHSLLPQHSPKKDVAVYKYSSNRCVKCVNKYSTPEALEHHLQTATHNFPCPHCQKVFPCERYLRRHIPTHGGGSKFKCQICKKFFRREHYLKLHAHIHSGEKPFKCSVCDAAFNRKDKLKRHMLIHEPFKKYKCPFSSHTGCNKEFNRPDKLKAHILSHSGMKIHKCQYCNKSFSRRAHMIEHQRSHTGNYKYRCPTCSKGFTRHKYMKDHKCRLGSPKDKDLQLRKPQKKRVARGRKAGLSLPNQLGLAELKDSAAGESPPEGGPNKEPFQESDAVLSIVVGGSGAADSDLVVPGQPNSIASNLALAELQAASDGPCTMLAVPVYIQTTE encoded by the exons ATGCACGCTGGGGCTGGCTAcctctcccagccccccccaccTCCGCCTCCCCCGCCACCACCCCCTCCTCAGCCTCCGCCGCCTCCCCCTCCGAGCATGGGGGCTCCGGGGCCGCCCAGTGCTGGCGGCAGCGGGGTGGTTGAAGTGTACAGTGCGCCCACTGCTATGGCAGCAAACAGCACGGTGGAGATCCAGAcgctggggatgcagccctACCCGCCCATGGAG GTACCAAGCCAGTGTGTGGAAAGTCCCGTGTACCCTTCTCCTCCTGTGTACAGCCCTGGGAAGCAGGGGTTCAAGTCCAAGAGCACCAGCACTCCCACACCTCTGACCAGCGCAGGAGGAGGCGGTGTGGTTGGTTTTGATTCCACCTCTGCTGCCAAAAGTCGGCGCTGCAAAAATGAGAGCGGGCTGCCGGAAG GCAAACCCAAGTCCCCCAAGCTGAAGTGCACGTACTGTGAAAAGGCCTTTACCAAGAACTTCGACCTGCAGCAGCACATCAGAAG TCACACAGGCGAGAAGCCCTTCCAGTGCATTGTGTGCGGCCGAGCCTTTGCCCAGAAGTCCAATGTGAAGAAGCACATGCAAACCCATAAAGTGTGGCCTCCAGGACTGGGGTGCACCATCTCCCGCAACTCCATCACAGTGCAGGTCATGGCCTTGAACCCCAACCAGCCAGAGGACGAGGAGAACACAG gTTTGGCTCAGCCCACAAGAAACCCTGCACCACCGCCCCAAGACCTGAGCTCCTTGGACGAGAGTGAGGCGGGCAAACTGGAAGCTAAGCAGGTTGTCTTGATCGATAGCTCTTACCAGTGCCAGTTCTGTCCCAGCAAATTCAACACCTATTTCCAGCTCAAATCACACATGACACAGCACAAGAATGAACAG GTGTACAAATGCGTGGTGAAGACCTGTGCTCAGACCTTCCAGAAGCTGGAGTCCTTCCTTGAGCACATCAAGAGCCATCAGGAGGAGCTGAGTTATCGCTGCCACCTCTGCAGCAAGGACTTCCCCTCCCTGTACGAGCTGGGTGTCCACCAGTACTCCcacagcctgctgccccagcacagccccaagAAGGACGTGGCCGTGTACAAGTACAGTAGCAATCG ATGTGTGAAGTGTGTAAATAAGTACTCCACCCCGGAAGCCCTGGAGCACCATCTGCAGACAGCAACGCACAACTTTCCCTGCCCTCACTGCCAGAAG GTGTTCCCCTGCGAGAGGTACCTGCGCCGCCACATCCCCACGCACGGCGGGGGCAGCAAGTTCAAATGCCAGATCTGCAAGAAGTTCTTTCGGCGGGAGCACTACCTCAAGCTGCACGCCCACATCCACTCAG gTGAAAAGCCCTTTAAGTGCTCAGTGTGTGATGCAGCTTTCAATCGGAAAGACAAACTCAAACGACATATGCTGATCCATGAGCCTtttaagaaatataaatgtCCCTTCTC AAGCCACACGGGCTGCAATAAAGAGTTCAACAGGCCTGACAAGCTGAAGGCTCACATACTGTCCCATTCGG GGATGAAGATCCACAAGTGCCAGTACTGTAACAAGTCTTTCAGCCGACGAGCTCACATGATAGAGCATCAGCGCTCGCACACCGGCAACTACAAATACCGCTGCCCCACCTGCAGCAAAGGCTTCACGCGCCACAAGTACATGAAGGACCACAAGTGCCGGCTGGGCTCACCCAAGGACAAAGACCTGCAGCTCAGGAAGCCCCAGAAGAAGCGTGTGGCGCGGGGGCGCAAGGCGGGCCTTTCCCTCCCCAACCAGCTGGGTCTGGCAGAGCTGAAGGacagtgctgctggggaaagcCCCCCCGAAGGCGGCCCCAACAAAGAACCGTTCCAGGAGTCGGATGCAGTCCTGTCCATCGTGGTTGGTGGGTCGGGAGCTGCTGACTCAGACCTTGTCGTTCCTGGGCAGCCCAACAGCATTGCATCCAATTTGGCCCTGGCAGAACTGCAGGCTGCCTCGGACGGCCCCTGCACCATGCTGGCTGTCCCAGTTTACATCCAAACGACAGAGTGA